Below is a genomic region from Biomphalaria glabrata chromosome 3, xgBioGlab47.1, whole genome shotgun sequence.
GTGTTCTCTTAAGGAAGACTGCGTAGAGAACTCCATCTCGCAAAACctacatttaaacattttagtaTGAGTGGCTAAATGGCGCTGAAGATACGACTTATAAAAGTATTCTTGCGGACAGAGGTGACACTTGAAATCTTTTTTGCCGTTATGAATTACTTGATGGTTCCGCAAGCTTTGAGCAAGGGTAAACTCTTTAAAGCAGAGATCACATTTGAACTGTTTCACACGGGTATGGACCACCAGATGGGTGCTCAACTGCTGgctttttgaaaacattttattgcaGAATTCACATTTGAAAGGTTTTTCCCCAGCATGGACAACAGCTCTGTGATTCCTCAACTGGGTTCCCGTCACGAATTCTTCATGACAAAATCTACACACAAATTTTTTCCCACGCGTGTGGAGAGCCTGGTGAACTCTCAGCTTGGAGAGTTTGAAAAACTGTTTCTGGCACAATTCGCATTCAAACGGCTTCACATCAGAATGGACTGCCTGGTGAATCTTCAAAGAACCACGCGTGGAGAAAAACTTGAGGCAGACTTCACACTGAAATGAACTTTGACCTGTGTGTACAAACTGGTGGTTTATGTAGAgttgcctgaaaaaaaaatcttttccgcagatttgacatttaaatggcttttcacTTGCATGAGTGGCAAGATGTGTCTTTAAGACTGAGCTTCTAGTGAATTCTTTATCACAGAATTGACACTTGAAATGTTTTTCCGCAGCATGTATTGCTAGATGACTCTTTAAGTATGCACTTAAAGAAAACTCTTTGAAGCATATATgacatttaaattgtttttcgtTTACATGAACTGTCATATGGCTCTTTAAATATGAATTGACTGTGAATTCCTTTGGGCAGAATTCGCATTTAAAGCGTTTCTCATTTGCATGAATGGCTTGGTGCTGTTTTAAATACCTGAGCAAAGCAAATTCTTTTTGACAAACTTGGCAGTAAAATTGTTTTTGGCTGGTATGAATCTCAACATGTTTTCTCAAATTTGATTTTTTGGAGAATTCTTTTTGGCAAAACTGACATTTGTATGTGCTGAACTTGAAAAAgacagagattttgtgggtaATGTTGTCCCCGTCTGAACAGGATTGCTGTGAATCACTTTGGTCTCTCTGATCTGTACCATCTGAAGACAATTCTACATCTGATTGCagttcttgtttttcttttacaatgGCATCCTGTGAGTACAAGAAATAACAAATattcaacaaaataattcaaatgaaaaactaaaattaatgcTACATTCAAATATTTAACAGTGCTAGTcaaatgaaaaactaaaattaatgctacatttaaatatttaacagTGCTAGTcaaatgaaaaactaaaattaatgcTACATTCAAATATTTAACAGTGCAAGTcaaatgaaaaactaaaattaatgcTACATTCAAATATTTAACAGTGCTAGTCAAATGAAAATCTAAAATGAAtgctacatttaaatatttaacagtgcaagtgaaatgaaaaactaaaattaatgctacatttaaatatttaacagtgcaagtgaaatgaaaaactaaaattaatgctacatttaaatatttaacagTGCTAGTCAAATGAAAATCTAAAATGAAtgctacatttaaatatttaacagTGCTAGTCAAATGAAAATCTAAAATTAAtgctacatttaaatatttaacagTGCAAGTcaaatgaaaaactaaaattaatgctacatttttttatttaatgctaATTTAACAGTGCAAGTGACACTGAAGAAGGCATGAAGCCAGAAAGTATCACTTTACAGTGGAGAAATACAATTATAGACTAaataatcactttttttttttgaaacaactAGAAAACCCTTAGTCATTCACAAGCATAAAACAGAAAATGTCAGATTCATTAACAAAGATTTTTGTTTCAACGCACCCAAAGGCTGTTAAATGCTTGCAACTCATCTTTGACCCCTGATGCATAAAATGCTAAATTTAATTGGAATatggaatattgttttaaagaagacaaaaaaaatacttataaaagtGTACAGTCCAGTTCCAGTCTTTCTGGGGGATTTTTGTAATACCCAAGtaaaattgtttgttgtttttttttttttactaataccctaacacaagtttttttttttttattttttttatttttaatgaatagGAAAACAAAAGTATATGTTTATTAAAAAGAACCTAAAATCTAAtcagacaacaacaacaaaaacagaaaGTGAATATATTTAGTTATTATATTCGCCATCATTATACTAAGCTTTATACTACCATAGCAATTTACAGCACAATAAAGCAACTAAAGTATCTCAAACACTTAAGGTGGACTCTGAAAAAAAGGTGAAATGATAAAATCACCAACAAGGGAGGTCTAGGAAGAGCAGGTTGCCAAGACATCTGCACTGCTATCTGCATTAGACGCCATGGCTGGCATGGACATACGCTAAATGCCACAGGATCAACGCAGACGATATATTGTATGGTGATCTATTAGAAAGCAGAAGAGCTGGCGGGTCATCTACTTCTAAGATATACTATATGTAAATGCGACATGAAGGACTTCAAGATTGAAACCAGCtattaagaaacaaaaacacatgGAGGGCAagtctaaaggaagggtcctgaaTCACAGCTGGCAAGCAAACCACAAGTAGGAAAAAGGCTGAAAACACTGTggcaaatgattaaaaaaaaagtaaagttcccccctttcagaccttgtgatctatagggcagatgatgtaaataaagctcatctgattctgtggcccacggttaatgaggtctcatgtggccagcacaatgaccaaccgcctttacttttccccaactaatggcaggtacccattagagctgggtggactcagaggcgcccaatgatcccaaaattaagactcccagtcttcaccaggattcgaacctgacacccccggttcagaagccaagtgctttaccgctcagccaccgcgcctcgcAGCAACTGATGATTTACAGAAATGTGTATCAAGcattggcctctttagttacATGAGAAAGGAAAACACATATCCCAAGACTTAAAATGTCACAAAAAAGTATCCTATGATTCTATTTCTAAAAGATCTATTCACACAAAGTCTTTATATCTTACATGTGTTTCTGTGGAGAACGCTTCCAGCTCACTTTGTGTGCTCTGATCTTCTCCGTCCCAGGACACTTCTACATCGGATTGTTGGTCAACTTCTTGCTTGATGAAACTTTTCTGTCGATTTTAAAAGAAACTTTTGGTCAACACAAAATATtctcaattgaaaaaaaaatttaaaaaaattaaagcaaatacGCAATGCATGATTAGATTCACCGAGGGACACATGTGGAACGTAATCATCATCTCCTGTATTTTAAAAGATGAGATATAGGTAGTAATCTCACACCAATCTCCACTCTTGGGTGACATTTCATTAGTATGTGTGGCTCTACTAGAACTAAATGCTGCCTTTTAATAGATTAAATTCTAAGAATTGACATTCTACTCTTAAGTTATGAatgattttgaaaacaaaaagctcTTTAAAAAGAGTGTCAAGCCAAAGTAGCATAACAATTCAATTATACAGATGAATCACACgaatacaattaaaatagccataaattacattgacttaaattttcttttgtatctgaaaaaaaaagcaaaaattgtAAAATGCCCCAATTAGTAACTGACTGAAAATAGATACATCACTTTCTTCattttaataaatcaatcatTGCGAATGAAAGAATTGGTATCAAAAGTGTGCTgattaaatataactttaacacatttttttttaaagaaatattaacGTTAATCTGGTAAACTTTTGTGGCTTACAGTCTTAGTTTCACTGCTAACtattccagattttttttttcacatctgCTGATCCAATTTAAACACTCCTCAAAATACTTCAATTCTCTAATAAGTTAAAAacctaaatattttctttcaatgCTTACATTTATTTCTATAGAGTAATCTTCTGAATCACTTTGCTCTCTCTCATCTCGTCTCTCTGATGTGTAAACACTGGGTGACATTTTTTGGTCTAAATCCAGTTTCATTTCTctgtttaaatttgattttatttcttgGTCTTCCTGCaattaaaaataagttaaaagTAGATATAATtgttcaaatataaatattcattataaaaccAGAAAGGTAACTTGTAATAGTGCAAGCCACCAACAAGCAGAAAACTGATCGGGATTATGAATAGGATTGACAAGAAATGGAGCTGAGTTTGATGACATGTCAACgctttaaaagatatttttgtcATCTGGAAAACATGATGAGTcactttatattatataatgacatGGTTTTAGCAGGAGATCTACACTTCAGTAGTTCAGTAACAATTTCAAATCACTGTTAAGGAGAAATAAAGACTGAAATTGGCTGCTATATCTTTCAACCTATGCTTAAGTTTAAACAATAATGGAGAGTGGGCATGAAGAACTCAATTCTGTTGGTCTCAAGTTCAAATCCCTATGAAGGCTTGTATTTCTTACTTATTTAAGGTGAGAggggaggcgtggtggctgagcagtaaagcgattgacttccgaaccgagggtcccgggttcaaatcctggagaCACagatttaatttcgggatttttgggtgcctctgagtccacacagctccaatgggtacctgacactagtttgggaagagtaaaggcggttggtcattgtgctggccacatgagacctcattaaccatggaccacagaaacagatggccttgacatcatctgccctatagattgcaaggtctgaatgggggaGCTTTACTTAACTTTTACAAGGTTTTAGGGCTTCCTGAAGTCCACCCACGCAACCTTATTGTCTTAGGTTGTGAATAGTTTTGTTCTAGCAACTTCATTATTATTTAATCATAGAAGCAGAAAATGCCTACAACTTCCGCCTTGTAAACTGCTTGGACAAAATGGCAACTTGTACTTccctaaaaaaaacttttaaaagacaggagaaaaaaaaaaggaccttaTATTAACTGTAATAAATTATTAAGAGATTTTTCAAACTACcttatttaataaatgtaatGTTTTTACATTATACTAATAATTATGATGCAACtttgttaaaattattatgACGTAATGGATTTGACAATTTAAGTTTTCATATACTTAGTATACCGAATTAGCAAGTGAATACAGAGTATTatcacatacattctaatagaaCTCTTACATTTGTACAAAAGTCTTTAGAACTCTTTGGTTCTCTGCCGTTGTCTGTGTCTGATGATAAGTCGACAACTTTAATTTCTGGTTCTTCTTTTATGAAACCATTCTCtagctttaaacaaaaaat
It encodes:
- the LOC106070983 gene encoding zinc finger protein 665-like, which codes for MSIMDYIKPEFDESVQENYDDIATQKQPIDLMVGNLHQDEQRMKVQALEMKSNVELSSDQIDQIGQSHSKAFTTNTQLENGFIKEEPEIKVVDLSSDTDNGREPKSSKDFCTNEDQEIKSNLNREMKLDLDQKMSPSVYTSERRDEREQSDSEDYSIEINKSFIKQEVDQQSDVEVSWDGEDQSTQSELEAFSTETHDAIVKEKQELQSDVELSSDGTDQRDQSDSQQSCSDGDNITHKISVFFKFSTYKCQFCQKEFSKKSNLRKHVEIHTSQKQFYCQVCQKEFALLRYLKQHQAIHANEKRFKCEFCPKEFTVNSYLKSHMTVHVNEKQFKCHICFKEFSLSAYLKSHLAIHAAEKHFKCQFCDKEFTRSSVLKTHLATHASEKPFKCQICGKDFFFRQLYINHQFVHTGQSSFQCEVCLKFFSTRGSLKIHQAVHSDVKPFECELCQKQFFKLSKLRVHQALHTRGKKFVCRFCHEEFVTGTQLRNHRAVVHAGEKPFKCEFCNKMFSKSQQLSTHLVVHTRVKQFKCDLCFKEFTLAQSLRNHQVIHNGKKDFKCHLCPQEYFYKSYLQRHLATHTKMFKCRFCEMEFSTQSSLREHRAIHTGRKRRICLLCNQSFCGSSKFIRLHLQNHLNENVWRCNVCHALFYTKATMREHASAHFNRNLFHCCDCNAAFLKSKNLKRHLLAHIKENLYRCTVCNAVFAKRKLIQRHVLSHLERDSLTHIYAL